Proteins from a single region of Hermetia illucens chromosome 3, iHerIll2.2.curated.20191125, whole genome shotgun sequence:
- the LOC119652168 gene encoding ATP-dependent DNA helicase pif1-like, which yields MRVQLQNDPSAQIFSEQLLDIGNGKIELQPNTQCIKLPDSFCTVVQDKNELIQSIFPDIQNNYLNHEWLSQRAILAAKNVDVDEINFQIQQLLPDNPGMPPHNLRLKIGSPIILLRNLNPPQFCNGTRLVIKKITGNILEATILAGKFKGKVVLLPRIPMIPSDSTIPFKRLQFPIRFAFAMSINKSQGQTMSICGLDLENPCFSHGQLYVACSRVGKPSNLFVLAKDRLTKNIVHRLVLN from the exons ATGCGAGTGCAATTGCAAAATGATCCATCAGCACAAATATTTTCCGAACAACTACTAGATATTGGGAACGGTAAAATAGAACTGCAACCAAATACGCAATGCATTAAACTACCAGACAGTTTTTGCACTGTTGTTCAGGATAAAAATGAATTGATTCAGAGTATTTTCCCGGATATACAGAATAACTATTTGAATCATGAATGGCTTAGTCAACGGGCGATTTTGGCAGCCAAAAACGTTGATGTTGACGAAATTAACTTCCAGATACAACAGTTGCTACCAG ATAACCCTGGAATGCCACCACATAATCTTCGATTAAAGATTGGTTCCCCTATTATTCTCCTCCGTAATTTGAATCCACCTCAATTCTGTAACGGTACGCGTTTGGTCATCAAAAAGATCACCGGAAACATTCTTGAAGCAACCATTTTGGCTGGGAAGTTTAAAGGAAAAGTGGTCCTGCTGCCACGTATTCCGATGATACCATCAGATTCTACCATACCCTTCAAAAGGCTACAGTTTCCAATTCGTTTTGCTTTCGCCATGTCTATAAATAAATCTCAAGGTCAAACAATGTCCATTTGtggtttagatttggaaaatccATGTTTTTCTCATGGGCAACTATATGTTGCGTGTTCACGTGTTGGGAAACCGTCGAATCTATTTGTGTTAGCTAAAGACAGGTTAACCAAAAACATTGTGCACCGATTGGtgttaaattaa
- the LOC119650778 gene encoding uncharacterized protein LOC119650778 → MGRELHPEAQYASIPLVVDTSRFSEQDFELFLESSEIIERSQGKRKTSRKSGSNRSFTSSNREELFEVSEVDDNEFLEIASSACNNIDVSIRNLSADIEKLFNDLVEEDDVCKDSEAKKLRQRKIVERKGAHAKRLLAKRDIQEKSSVDKPVPEQRVENYRPTPKISVIVSSTPNTKHHEVKSEVKIRMQQFTTNSNQAVSQSMSSQVKVSGVKERVSFFNQLSRNFSVNRTEFSIISKKSFEKPAAVYRSIVMEEKPETLVKEPECIPCEQNFVKNRIKQFELARETGSRADHTSEITHRNSLESLISMSNERFVSKVRSYFEKNQDGLVQSTRNDTRNENQSTIRCENKCGTSEDVKRITSVKSQQICAKSETKCEINTNEGVPTNLKKKSNCEDLALKFDKYRNQSEAPKNSHRVTSTISQPNSRGPAKHSKYHENCKVQPKTLYNAKEKVSAIFTKKTCDYSKNLAKPGSHSKLGSHSRGSTLLDLRRKLCQDPVKHEVCRILPKTKYNSKASVPPPFRSDPSNPQPNPLHLNSKAKRDTQYDPQEGTSTNFQKKVPSCTSLSSATSLPPCVRTVDYIKSGSTSAASSSKTTPEKYNPFIESEKSLKKLADIVRTIRKARDQGMPEVSRDLFHMFKESLKAANSKLCHSKYNATTTPNQRIALVKPTVTSPKFSRALDAISKARKIKEAAKKPSGRLHPYKVNVELTDESELTYEGFVASLQTF, encoded by the exons ATGGGTCGTGAATTGCACCCAGAAGCTCAGTACGCCTCCATACCACTGGTTGTAGATACAAGTAGATTTTCCGAGCAAGATTTTGAATTGTTCCTTGaaagttctgaaattattgaaaGATCCCAAGGCAAACGTAAAACTTCTCGTAAATCTGGGAGCAATCGAAGCTTTACATCCAGTAACCGAGAAGAATTATTTGAAGTTAGTGAAGTTGACGACAATGAATTTCTGGAAATTGCCTCGAGCGCGTGTAATAATATTGATGTGAGTATCAGGAACCTATCAGCGGACATCGAAAAATTGTTTAATGATTTGGTGGAAGAGGACGATGTTTGTAAAGATAGTGAAGCAAAGAAACTGCGACAAAGAAAAATAGTCGAAAGAAAAGGAGCTCACGCGAAACGTTTATTGGCAAAACGAGATATTCAGGAAAAATCTTCAGTGGATAAGCCGGTGCCTGAACAGCGTGTTGAGAATTACAGACCAACGCCTAAGATCAGTGTTATAGTTAGCAGCACTCCAAATACCAAGCATCATGAAGTAAAATCGGAGGTGAAGATCAGGATGCAACAATTTACAACAAATTCGAACCAAGCGGTTAGTCAGTCAATGAGTTCACAAGTTAAAGTATCTGGCGTTAAAGAAAGAGTATCTTTCTTTAACCAGCTTTCAAGGAACTTCAGTGTCAATCGAACCGAATTCTCTATCATTTCCAAGAAGTCATTCGAAAAACCCGCAGCAGTCTACAGAAGCATCGTTATGGAGGAAAAACCGGAGACATTGGTTAAAGAGCCAGAATGCATACCTTGCGAACAGAATTTTGTTAAAAACCGAATTAAGCAGTTCGAGCTAGCCAGGGAAACGGGTAGTCGAGCAGACCACACCAGCGAAATAACGCACAGAAATAGCCTAGAGTCGCTTATTAGTATGTCAAACGAGAGGTTTGTATCTAAAGTGCGTtcatatttcgagaaaaaccaAGATGGGCTCGTTCAAAGTACGCGAAACGATACAAGGAACGAAAATCAATCTACGATTCGATGTGAGAATAAATGTGGTACTTCTGAGGATGTAAAAAGGATTACCTCTGTTAAAAGTCAGCAAATCTGTGCAAAAAGTGAAACTAAATGTGAAATCAATACGAATGAGGGAGTGCCAACAAATctaaagaaaaaatcaaattgtGAGGACCTAGCCTTAAAATTTGACAAGTACAGGAATCAATCTGAAGCTCCGAAAAATTCCCATCGAGTGACTTCTACAATTTCCCAGCCGAACTCACGTGGTCCAGCAAAACATTCCAAGTACCATGAAAACTGCAAAGTTCAGCCTAAGACTTTGTATAATGCAAAGGAGAAAGTATCCGcgatttttacaaaaaaaacatgCGATTATTCCAAGAATCTAGCGAAGCCTGGAAGTCACTCTAAACTGGGATCACATTCACGTGGAAGTACTTTACTTGACCTCCGGAGGAAATTATGTCAAGACCCAGTAAAGCATGAAGTTTGCAGGATTTTGCCTAAAACTAAGTATAATTCAAAAGCGAGTGTCCCACCACCTTTCCGGAGTGACCCATCGAACCCCCAACCAAATCCACTGCATTTAAATAGCAAAGCTAAGCGCGACACCCAGTACGATCCACAAGAGGGTACATCGACCAATTTTCAAAAGAAGGTTCCCTCTTGTACTTCACTTTCTTCAGCAacttctcttcctccttgtgtAAGAACTGTCGACTACATAAAATCAGGAAGCACGTCCGCAGCCTCATCATCCAAAACTACCCCAGAAAAATACAATCCCTTCATCGAGAGTGAAAAGAGCTTGAAAAAACTCGCCGACATCGTTCGTACAATTCGTAAAGCACGGGATCAAGGTATGCCCGAGGTTAGCCGTGATTTGTTTCACATGTTCAAGGAGTCACTGAAAGCAGCAAATTCGAAGTTGTGTCACTCGAAATATAACGCGACAACTACTCCCAATCAACGAATCGCTTTGGTGAAGCCGACAGTTACTAGTCCCAAATTTTCACGAGCTCTAGATGCAATATCAAAGGCGAGAAAAATTAAGGAAGCAGCTAAGAAACCTAGTGGACGTCTCCATCCATACAAAGTCAATGTGGAATTAACGGATGAATCAGAGCTGACCTATGAAGG attcgtggcatctcttcaaactttttga